Genomic DNA from Carnobacteriaceae bacterium zg-C25:
CGTCACGACCGTCTAAAAAGGCATGAACATATACTTTGTCTAAATCGTATTGTTTTGCTAAACGTAATAAAGCAAATAGGTGTTCATAGTGTGAATGTACACCACCGTCAGAAACTAATCCCATTAAGTGTAACGCTTTATTGTTTGCTTTTGCTGTTTTAACCGCATTGACCAATTCATCAATTTCATAAAATGTATTTTCACGAATTGAAATATTGATACGTGTTAATGATTGATACACAATACGACCTGCTCCGATGTTTAAATGACCAACTTCAGAGTTACCCATTTGTCCATCAGGCAATCCAACATCTTCTCCACTTGCTTTCAACTCATTGTGTGGATATTTTGCAAAATAGCGGTCAAAATTAGGTTTATTTGCCGCCTTAACAGCATTACCAAATGTTTCTTCACGATTTGCAAAACCGTCTAAAATAATTAAAGCTACTGGTGATTTACTCATTATTTAACACCTTCTAACAACGCTAAGAATGATGCTGGCTCTAACGAAGCACCACCGACTAATGCACCGTCCACATCTGGACAAGCCATATATTCAGCGATATTTTCTGGTTTAACTGAACCACCGTATTGTACACGAACTTTGTCCGCCACTTCTTGACCAAAATTGGCAGCAACAACATCACGAACGGCTTTACACATTTTTTGTGCGTCATCTTGTGTTGCTGATTTACCAGTACCGATTGCCCAAATTGGTTCATAAGCGATAACGCTTTGAGCCACTTGTTCAGCACTTAATCCAGCTAAAGCTTTTGATACTTGTTGACTAACAAATTCAACGGCTTTGCCTGCTTCATAAGTTTCTAAAGATTCACCACAACAAATGATTGGTGTCATGCCGTTTTTAAAAATAGCATGTGCTTTTTTGTTAATGTCTTCATCTGTTTCATGGAAGTAGTCACGACGTTCTGAATGTCCGATAACAACGTAATCAACAGCTAAAGCACTTAATGTTTTAGGGCTGATTTCACCTGTAAATGCACCTTCGTCTTCAAAATAGCAGTTTTGTGCTGCTACTTTTAAATCAGTGCCGATAACACCTTTTTTCATTCCTTCTAAAAAGATGGCTGGTGCACAAATTACTGTATCCACAACATCGTTTGAAGGAATATTATTTTTTACTGAACTGACAAACTCACGTGCTGTATCATGAGTTTTATTCATTTTCCAGTTCCCTGCAATTATTGGTTTACGCATGTTTTTCTCCTTTATAAATTTAATTATTTATCTGAAATAGCTTCAACGCCTGGTAATGCTTTACCTTCTAAATATTCTAATGAAGCACCACCACCAGTTGAAATGTGTGTGAATTTATCAGCATAGCCTAATTGAATCGCTGCAGCTGCTGAATCACCACCACCGATGATTGTTGTAGCACCTTCTAAGTTAGCAATAGCTTCACAAACACCAATTGTACCTTTTGCAAAGTTTGGTAATTCAAATACACCCATTGGTCCGTTCCAAACAACTGTTTTTGCACCTTGTAATAATGACGCAAACAATTCAACTGTTTTTGGTCCAATATCTAACCCTTCTTGATCAACAGGGATTTCTTGTGAATTCACAATTGTGATTTCAGCATCGTTACTAAATTCACGCGCTACTTTTGTATCAATTGGTAACACTAA
This window encodes:
- a CDS encoding triose-phosphate isomerase, whose protein sequence is MRKPIIAGNWKMNKTHDTAREFVSSVKNNIPSNDVVDTVICAPAIFLEGMKKGVIGTDLKVAAQNCYFEDEGAFTGEISPKTLSALAVDYVVIGHSERRDYFHETDEDINKKAHAIFKNGMTPIICCGESLETYEAGKAVEFVSQQVSKALAGLSAEQVAQSVIAYEPIWAIGTGKSATQDDAQKMCKAVRDVVAANFGQEVADKVRVQYGGSVKPENIAEYMACPDVDGALVGGASLEPASFLALLEGVK